AATCGTCCATTATCTTATCAAGCGACCGATATTCCTGACAATTTTTTAGGACAGGAATGCCTTTACCTGGATTAAGCATACCATCAGGATCAAAAGCAAATTTAATAGCATGAAATTGGCGTAATTCCTGCTCATTAAATTGCACACGCATTTGGCGGATTTTTTCTATACCAACACCGTGCTCACCAGTGATACAACCACCTACCTTGACACAAAGCTCTAAGATACGAGCGCCAAATTCCTCAGTTTTTTCAAGCTGACCAGGCATATTGGCATCGAATAATATCAGAGGGTGCAAGTTACCATCACCCGCATGAAAGACATTGGCCACGCGCAAATTATAGTGCTCGGAGAGTTTTTGCATTTCAGTCAATACATGCGCCAGTTGGCCGCGAGGAATAGTGCCATCCATGCAATAGTAGTCGGGTGAGAATCGGCCTACCGCTGGAAAGGCAGACTTACGACCTTTCCATAACAAAGCACGTTCCGCCTCGCTCTGAGAAACTCGAGTTGAGGTGGCTCCCAATTGGATAAAGAGCTGTTCAACTTCGATGATTTGTTCTTGAACCTCAATTGCCGTACCATCTAATTCACATAAGAGCAGCGCCTTAGCATCGGTAGGGTAACCCGCTTGCGCAAATGCTTCGGCCGCTATAATGGCATAGCTATCCATCATCTCAAGCCCCGCTGGGATAATCCCTTTAGCAATGATTTCGCCTACGGCATCGCCTGCCGTCTGTACGTTATCAAAACAGGCCATAATGACCTGCGCCTTTTCGGGGCTGGGTAATAATTTGACCATGACTTCAGTAACTATTCCTAACAATCCCTCAGAGCCAGTTATCAAGGCCATAAGATCAATGCCGTTACTATCAAGTCCTTCACTACCAATGCTTATCAAATCACCTTCGACCGTCACCATTTCTACTTTTAATAAGTTATGTACCGTGAGCCCATACTTGAGGCAATGCACGCCGCCGGAGTTTTCGGCGACGTTGCCTCCTATCGTACAAGCAATTTGGGAGGAGGGGTCCGGACCATAATATAAGCCATGTACGGAGGCCGCCTCACTAATGGCTAAGTTACGTACGCCTGGCTGCAAGCGTGCCGTGCGGGCTAGAGGGTCTATCTCGAGAATATGCTTAAAACGAGACAGTACTAACAGCACGCCATCAGGATTTGGCATGGCACCGGCACAAAGACCTGTGCCTGCTCCGCGAGCTACTACTGGAATCTGATAACGATGGCAAATACGCATGACTTCTTGTATCTGCTCGACCGTATCTGGCAAGACGACTAACAGCGGCATATCACAATAGACAGACAGCCCATCACACTCAAAAGGCTTTTGGGTTTCCTCATCACTGATCACATATTCAGGCTCAATAAAAGCGCGAAACATGCTCGCCAACGTGGCTTTATCAGGTCTTTTGCTCTCAATCATATGGCTCTCCTTAGCGAAATGAATGAATTTTAATACCTAATCTAATACTCAATCAATATCCAACCACTGCCGCATCGACGATACGCGGATCAGAAGAACCGTAAACACCCTTAGGAGTCAACATAATTGATTGTGTTGAGCCCATTGCTGCTTGCGGGCTAACCGTATGGCCCATGGATTCTAGTTTTTTAATCGTATCGACATTGAGCGCCTTTTCAATACGAATCTCATCAGGTAACCATTGGTCATGAATACGCGGAGCATGAGTGGCCTCAGCGATATTCATATCATGGTCGATGACATTTGAGATGATTTGGGTAACGGTAGTAATAATACGACTACCACCCGGGCTACCAGTGACGATAAAAGGTTTATTGTCTTTAAATACCAAGGTAGGACTCATAGAAGATAATGGACGCTTATTGGCTTCAACGGCATTTGCCTCACCGCCTAATAGCCCATAACCATTAGGCACGCCAGGCTTGGCAGAAAAATCATCCATCTCATTATTAAGCAAAATGCCTGTACCTTCAGCGACAAGGCCAGTGCCGTAAGAGAAATTAAGCGTATAAGTATTGGCTATTGCATTGCCGTCTTTATCAACAATGGAGAAATGCGTGGTTTGATCGCTCTCGTAGGGGAGTGGATTATTGGCTTTAATTGTGGCTGCTGGCGTGGCTTTGTTTGGATTAATCAATGTACGCAGCTTATCTGCATACGCTTGAGAGGTTAAGCCGCTGGTCGGCACATCGATAAAGTCCGAATCCCCCAAGTACTCAGCACGATCTGCATAGGCCAATTGCATGGCCTCAGCCATCAAATGGATAGTTTGCGCGCTATTTTGTCCGTAGTCTTTAAGCGGATAGCCTTCTAAGATGTTTAAAATCTGTACGATATGAATACCACCAGAAGAAGGCGGCGGCATAGAGACAATCTCATAACCACGGTAGTCCCCTTTGACTGGCTCGCGAGCAATCGCTTCATAATTGGCCAAATCCTGCAAGCTCATGCTACCACCAGCGTCATTAACGGCTTTGACTAATTTAGTCGCGGTTTCACCTTTATAAAAGCCATCAGCACCTTGTGCAGCAATTAATTTCAGCGAGCGAGCCAGCTCGGGCTGTTTTAGGCGTTCACCAGGTTGATAAGCGCTACCGTCAGGTTTAAAAAATATCTTTTTGGTGCTTGGCCATTTTTGCAGGCGATCGGTTAATGCGGTGAGCGACTCAGACAAGCCAGCGGTAACTTCTATACCATCTTCTGCTAATGCTATTGCGGGCGCCATCACTTGCCCGCGACTCATCGTGCCATGATCTTCTAACGCTTTTAACAGTCCTGCCACTGTTCCCGGCACCCCAACGGCTAAGCCGTGATAACGGGATAAGTCACTGACCGCATTGCCTTCCTCATCGAGATACATATCACGAGATGCGCTACTCGGTGCTTTTTCACGGTAATCAAGAGCCACTGTTTTGCCTTGCTTGGCATCATAAATCATCATAAAACCACCGCCACCGATATTCCCAGCGCGAGGTAAGGTAACTGCTAAGGCAAAGCCAACAGCGACCCCAGCATCAACGGCATTACCACCTTCTTTTAGAATCTTTAAGCCAATATCGGAGGCGAGTGCTTCTTGGGTCGCGACCATACCATTCTTTGCCCATACAGGATGGTGAATAGCATCTTCAGAGTAGATGGCTTCATCGACTTTGGCATTGCTAGTCGTTGATGTAAGCGCATTGGTTTTCGCTCGTGTAATGCGCTTGGTTTCAGACAGTACGGTAGGATTATCAGCCATAATTGCTAGATTAATCGCACTGGTATTAATTGAGGTGTTATTTATCGAATTGGCATCAGTTGGGGAAACGGGTTCAAGTGCGTGAGCAGATACGGACAACAACAACGTACTGCTAATCAGCAACATAGCAGACTTTAGTGTTGTTTTTACTAATGTTTTATTTTGAGGGTTTTGAGCGCGCATAACATCGTTACAAGATTGAGAAGATAGTTTTGGCATCGCAAAGTCCTTTTTACGAGTGGGTAGGAAATCATACTGAAGTACTAAAGAGAACGATTATATAGTTAGATAGTAACGAATATAGCAGCGAGCGCAAAGCTGTTTATCAACTTTTATTTTTTGATATTACTAGGACGTGTCCTCAGTCTGAACGAGTTAACCTCTAATGGGCTAAAAATGGCTATATTTCCGTACCATTCTTACAGAAAGAATTTTTAAAGTTAATTAAAATATCAGATTGATTTGAACGTAAATGTGGAGAACTAAAAAGCGCACCGTTCATACGATGCGCTTTTTTATATTTTTATACCAAGTTTTATGAGACATTAAATATTAATACAAATCTCTCTATTGATGACAACTCAGATCTCTCTTACATGTACATATCTTTTACATGCCTTGGCTTTGCTGTTTGTCATGTCCTTTACGGTTTTGTGAATGCTGACGACCTTTTTCTTGTTTTTCTGACTTGAGTTGTTCCATCTTGGCACGCTGTTCAGCAGTTAAGACCTGTGAGATGGCATGTTGAGTTTGAACGCGTTCAATAAAACGCTGCTTTGCTTTAGCCGCTTGTTGATCAGCCAAACGATTGACAGCTGCATTATTTAAGGTGCTCGCATTGGTTAATGCTTGCATTTGTTGATGCATTTGCGCACGTTCTGCTTTATTTTTTGTACGTTCAGCTTCACGATCGCCGTGCTTTTCTTGCATGATGGCTTTGATTTGTGCCTGCTGTGTGGCGGTCAAATCTAGCTGCGACATTGGGCCTCTCATGCCGCCTTTTTTCATACCATCTTTATGCTGCATTTTGCTGGTCGTTGGTGCTGTATCAGTGGTTGCGTTGACACTTGTACAAGCTGTAACTGCAAATACGCTAGACATTGCTAGTACTGAGCCCATTAATAATTTTTTCATAAAAATATCCTGTATTTAATTCGGTTTGGTTAAATGAACATTAAATTTTTATCTTGCAAGCATGATGTTTAGAGCGTTATAGA
The nucleotide sequence above comes from Psychrobacter sp. P2G3. Encoded proteins:
- the ggt gene encoding gamma-glutamyltransferase codes for the protein MRAQNPQNKTLVKTTLKSAMLLISSTLLLSVSAHALEPVSPTDANSINNTSINTSAINLAIMADNPTVLSETKRITRAKTNALTSTTSNAKVDEAIYSEDAIHHPVWAKNGMVATQEALASDIGLKILKEGGNAVDAGVAVGFALAVTLPRAGNIGGGGFMMIYDAKQGKTVALDYREKAPSSASRDMYLDEEGNAVSDLSRYHGLAVGVPGTVAGLLKALEDHGTMSRGQVMAPAIALAEDGIEVTAGLSESLTALTDRLQKWPSTKKIFFKPDGSAYQPGERLKQPELARSLKLIAAQGADGFYKGETATKLVKAVNDAGGSMSLQDLANYEAIAREPVKGDYRGYEIVSMPPPSSGGIHIVQILNILEGYPLKDYGQNSAQTIHLMAEAMQLAYADRAEYLGDSDFIDVPTSGLTSQAYADKLRTLINPNKATPAATIKANNPLPYESDQTTHFSIVDKDGNAIANTYTLNFSYGTGLVAEGTGILLNNEMDDFSAKPGVPNGYGLLGGEANAVEANKRPLSSMSPTLVFKDNKPFIVTGSPGGSRIITTVTQIISNVIDHDMNIAEATHAPRIHDQWLPDEIRIEKALNVDTIKKLESMGHTVSPQAAMGSTQSIMLTPKGVYGSSDPRIVDAAVVGY
- a CDS encoding Spy/CpxP family protein refolding chaperone, with protein sequence MKKLLMGSVLAMSSVFAVTACTSVNATTDTAPTTSKMQHKDGMKKGGMRGPMSQLDLTATQQAQIKAIMQEKHGDREAERTKNKAERAQMHQQMQALTNASTLNNAAVNRLADQQAAKAKQRFIERVQTQHAISQVLTAEQRAKMEQLKSEKQEKGRQHSQNRKGHDKQQSQGM
- a CDS encoding FAD-linked oxidase C-terminal domain-containing protein: MIESKRPDKATLASMFRAFIEPEYVISDEETQKPFECDGLSVYCDMPLLVVLPDTVEQIQEVMRICHRYQIPVVARGAGTGLCAGAMPNPDGVLLVLSRFKHILEIDPLARTARLQPGVRNLAISEAASVHGLYYGPDPSSQIACTIGGNVAENSGGVHCLKYGLTVHNLLKVEMVTVEGDLISIGSEGLDSNGIDLMALITGSEGLLGIVTEVMVKLLPSPEKAQVIMACFDNVQTAGDAVGEIIAKGIIPAGLEMMDSYAIIAAEAFAQAGYPTDAKALLLCELDGTAIEVQEQIIEVEQLFIQLGATSTRVSQSEAERALLWKGRKSAFPAVGRFSPDYYCMDGTIPRGQLAHVLTEMQKLSEHYNLRVANVFHAGDGNLHPLILFDANMPGQLEKTEEFGARILELCVKVGGCITGEHGVGIEKIRQMRVQFNEQELRQFHAIKFAFDPDGMLNPGKGIPVLKNCQEYRSLDKIMDDSVSQPPQQGAPA